One part of the Candidatus Zymogenaceae bacterium genome encodes these proteins:
- a CDS encoding RNA-binding protein, whose product MQGKKLFVGNLSYSVTSEDLSNLFSEHGEVVEAKVIEGKGFGFVEMSSQAEAEQAKDALHGKDFSGRSLNVDEAKPPRNRDRGGYR is encoded by the coding sequence ATGCAAGGGAAAAAGCTTTTTGTTGGAAACCTCAGTTACTCGGTAACGTCGGAAGATCTTTCTAATCTCTTTTCAGAACATGGAGAGGTCGTGGAGGCCAAGGTCATCGAGGGCAAGGGATTCGGATTCGTTGAGATGTCGTCCCAGGCCGAAGCCGAGCAGGCGAAGGACGCGCTGCACGGTAAGGATTTCTCCGGACGCTCTCTCAATGTCGATGAAGCCAAGCCTCCCCGGAACAGGGATAGAGGCGGCTATCGATAG
- a CDS encoding tetratricopeptide repeat protein codes for MIGCDGMVTEYIIDLFAASMKARSKSGVTWYTRGFEHMKSSEFEQAVYCYTRAVERDPQYKKAYFDRGNAYIYLSRFREAVSDFKEVVRMDPGDADAYYCLGFTYVLMDERDRARAGFRRACELGLERACIKLEGLGRVE; via the coding sequence ATGATCGGATGTGATGGGATGGTGACGGAATACATCATCGACCTCTTTGCCGCATCAATGAAGGCACGATCCAAAAGCGGGGTGACCTGGTACACCAGGGGTTTTGAGCACATGAAATCATCTGAATTTGAACAGGCCGTTTACTGCTACACGAGGGCCGTCGAGAGAGACCCACAGTACAAAAAGGCGTATTTCGACAGGGGGAACGCGTATATCTATCTGTCACGATTTCGAGAGGCCGTTTCTGATTTCAAGGAGGTTGTTCGCATGGACCCGGGGGATGCCGATGCGTATTACTGCCTCGGCTTTACCTATGTTCTCATGGATGAAAGGGATCGTGCGAGGGCCGGTTTCAGGCGGGCGTGTGAGCTTGGCCTGGAGCGGGCGTGTATAAAGCTGGAAGGACTCGGGCGGGTCGAATGA